The DNA segment GTGTAGGAGTTGGCTTGAAAATGGCTTCATAGGGTTCAAAATACTTCTTCAATAAGAGATAATGAAACAAGTATTTTTACTCTACCGCTCTCTGAGTAGGTCAAGGGTCTCTTTTATATCCTATTGGTTGACTATGGTTACTTTAACCATGATTCAGTAGGTGGGAACCCAGGTTAAAGGGGAGGCTAGGAGTTGTGATTTAATTGGTTGATCACCCTATGTCATGCGGtagtaaaaaaatgataaaaatgttaCAATATGTTGAGAAAAGTCACATGATGGTAGGTAGGGATTATTCTTATCCATATGCCATCAATATAGATTAGAGTTAGGGTTGCTTTGATCATTTCCTGAATAGGAGCAACTTAGCCGAAGGATGGTCTTCTTAGGGAGTGTCAAGGTTAAGTATGCCTACTAAGGCTCATGAGTCAAAGTGCATAGGAGCCCTTTTTCACATGTGTCCAAATTAAGAGCGAATTACCCTGGGCATGCTTAGATGAGCAAGCCCAAATCAAACCCGATAGTTCAAGCTTAGCCTAATCATCATAGGCTAAACTGAGCCTCAACACAAAGGTCTTCAAGTTGGGTGCCTTCAAACACCGTATATTATTTGATGTCTCTAGTTACTCCATCATCAAAAGTGCAAGGTCATCATGCTAATGAGATATATAACTAATAATAATGTCAACATCTGGATAAAAGAATTCTCTTCAATAATATTATGCActagttttttttatctcctTTACCAAAAACAAGAGAGGTCTTTCCTTTGTTATCCAATGCCAAGGGAACTAAGAAGAAATGCCAATGTATAATTTGATCTAAACAAACCTACAAACCCTTGAGCCTATCTTATTTTCCTAAAGCAATATAGAGTTCATTGGCATGTCCAAACAAagtatctatttttttaggattacAATTTTGGGTATTACATACTTCATGAGTTGGAATTGCAATTTGATTTACCTCAAGAATTGAGAAGAAATCTTCGAAGAAAAAGATAATCTTGGATCTATAAAGCATCGGTGGTAACAAACAAGATTGAGtcaacaaatatttttcatatgacaTTACTCACAAGCGTTGAATGATTTCATCTACACACCCTACATAAAAGTAAATAACCAACTCGGTTAAGACcttaaatccaaataaaacctTTTTTAAGTTATACTCGAGGTTAGGAAATGGTAGCAATGTATATGTTTTGTATATGCCACCAAGCCATAGCAAGCAAAGCTCCTCCCTATATCAAAACAACCACCTACATGCAAagtaaaaaattgaagttttatcTTTAGCTcttttaattcttagttttgtCTCATCTTTGTAGGATATAACTAAtatggaaaatttttttttaattcaagaatttttatattaacaaaaaattaagtgaTGGACTAAAATTTATCCTTgtgcacaattttttttcccaagtaAAGCAAATAAAGTGCAAGAGGACTTCCCAAGAGTGGTAAATATAAATCCTCAAAAGGTTTTTACTACCAGCAAGGGGTAATCAAACTCAAAATTTATGATTTGTAGGCAAAAGTATCCGAGAAACCAATTTCATAGAACATCATAGGAAACTAAAGTCTTAATTCCATCTACTGacctcattcaattttttttggcgGCCTCTCGATTCAATAGGAAAGCGCCTCAGCAAGAAAAACAACCTAATGTGCACAGAAAATTAAACATTGCAAAGGAAGCAACAACTTGAATCATGTCATGGATATTAACATCTCACTTATAGTCATACGTAGGAAGTTACCTCCCACCATATATCAAGAATCCTAGAGCAGCAAAGAATGACACTACTGCAGAAAGAAATTATTACCATTAGCACATCCTATAACACCATTGGCATTATCATCAGCATTTGAGCATTATTAAGTTGCACTAATAATTGcattaaagtaaaaaatcaatttcaagaatGTGTTCTGCAAAGTTGAAATGGTGCTTGTTAGAAAGTTtacaaaatagaataaaataaaaataaagaaacaatagTGGCACCagcaatagaaaaaaaaaaaaactttgattcaaccaaaattatcataataacaTCACCTGAAAAGAAAAGTTTAGCAACTTCAATAGCAATAGGACTTTGGCTCAAACGTATGCTTATCCAGATAGATATCTATCATCATGACAAATTCACAAGAAAATTGAGTCACAAAAtcttattacaaatatattgcaataaaatcatttgtttTCCAAGAAAATGTTTTCACATTGTTTTCTCCCTACCTGTGTAAAGTATACAAGTCCATTGATAATATAATATGCAGGTCTAAGTTTATCAATGGGAAGGCTTCTTGCctaaaaagaaaaggatgaaaatataagaaaataaatttaaacataGCAATTAGCTGGAAATGGAATATATTTCAAAACAATGAAAGAAGGATTACCTGGTGATATATTTCAGCCCAAAACAAGACAAGTAATGTATATGTTGAGAAAAATAGAAGACCAGGAAGATCGAGAAGCACCATTTCAAGTGCCTGTAGCAGAATAATTTTTGGAGGTAgcataactaaataaaaattggatgattAATAGAGTTAATAATAACAGTTCCACTGATGCCCTAAATTTAGTAATAAAACCTAATTCCGTTTGTGAGGAGTGtagaaataaaaccttaaagAAGGTTAAAAACCAATATATGTTACATGGATTCAAACCAAGTGGTATGCATATGTAAACAGATCTTAGACCAAGTTTACTTAGCCTACCAGGTTTGCTTAGCCTCCAAATATCAGGACACAAGGAGAGCtaagttttggaaattctcaaaTTATTCTTTGTTGTACTTTCGGGTAAAAGAAAGCCATATGACATACCATTCCACCTGGCATGTAAACTAACAGATTAACAAAGAtctcataatatttatatagcCTATGTAATAAATTAAGGGCCCATTTGGGAGTGATTATGGTAAAAGCACTTTTGAAACCATAGTGTTCCTTGTTAGTAGCTATTTTAATCAGTTAATGTTTAGatataatctaaaaaaattgtctttataGTGTTTTCAGTATGTTACATAACAAAAAAGTGATGTTTGGAAGAAGCAGTTATCAGTTGCTAGTCCAAGAATCATTTCAATTgattatttagattttttagaAGTGATTTTTGAAACTCTGCCATGTGCTaattttttgtaagaaaaatgTTTCCAAGCATTACGAAGCACTTCTAATCCTTCTAGAATCATCCTCTAATTGGCTTTAACTATGCTAGATCTGGAGGTTCTAGCAAAAATAACAAAGATTGAGtcattttcaatgtttttgttGGACACATGCTCCTGACAACAATTGAATAGAGGCATGTCCAAACATGTCTTGTTCTCATCGTATACCCATGTCAGATTGTGTCCCAAATGGATGCTTcacatatttgaatttttcatgCAACATAGGTTAACATATACAAATTgcaactaattttaaaatgtatttatatgaaatttgATTATTACTGATCTAGGAACCTCATATATAATTACATTAAAGTGGAATCAAAAACCACCTCAAAATTGACATTCCAGATGGTATAAGCAAAAGAAACAGAAAGCGATAGCTAGATGCATGATCATAATTAGTGACTAAGTGAAGCATTGATGAAAATCTCTCAAATTGTAGTTCCCCAAGGTGAAAAAAAATGCCAAACCATTTTCTCCATAGACAAACCATCAAGCCATATAATTAGAATCAGGTAAAAAGAATACAGAAGATGAAACTTACTTTAGACTTAATAAGAAACACACTCCTGTAGAATCCAAAGAGGATTGCCCTCACTGCCAAAAACACAGTTTAGATTTAGCGAGGCAGGTAGAAACTTAACTTATGGCAGAAGCATACAAAAGTAGAACAGATGAAAGACAACCCTTACATCCATTTACAATAAAATTCATCAAGTGGAAGACCTTTTGTGTTGTCCAACCATATTCTGGTACTCTGAATTGAATCCGAAAGAGTTGTACCTAAAAATTAGGCATAATGAGATCTTTTAGGAAATTTAGGAAACAAGTTGAAGGAATGAATAATTTCTCACTCTTAATTCTCAAGAAGGATGAGTACAACTTATATAGATACAAGGTTGACTAGGCTATAGCTAATTTAGAACTAAATCAAGGAACCTAATTACATGCAAATTTCTAGGGAAGAactaaggaaaaaataaaattacaaccATACAAATCAATTACAATATTTAGAAACAAATTATAACCATTCAAATTTGAACATAATTTGTCAAATCTTCCAACACTCCTCCTCAAGCCAGTCCAAAGATTTTTTGCATTCCTATCCTGTCTAATATTTGATGAAAACCCAAATTTGGTAAacctttggtgaggatgtctagCAGTTGCCTAGGTGAGGAGACATGGCATACAAATTTGATCAGAATCCACTTTCTCTTTGATGAAATGTCAGATGGATTGGCttatgatttatatttatagttGCCTTGTAATCACAATACAACATGATTGACTCTTTTATCTAAATCTTAAGATCTGGGAGTATAATTTCAACCATAGTAGCTCATAAATACCCTAAGTCATAGCTCTAAACTTTGCTTCTACCCTAGATATGACCAAataggtttttcttttcttctccaatTGACCAAATGTCCTCTTAGAAATGTGGAATACTCAATAGTTGATCTTCCATCCACCATTGAACCTGCCCAATCCTCATCAATATAGGCTTCCAACTTGAAATCATCATTCTTTGAAACATTATTCCCTTGTCTAGGGCTATCTTTAGATATCTAATAATTCTACACTCAACCTCCATATCCAACTTAAGTagaaaatgcataaattgattAACCATATTTACAACATATGCTATATCAGGTCTAGTGTGTGATAAACAAAATAGTTTCCCTTAAATATTTGGCAAAGGTGGTTCATTCTTTTCCACTAGATTATGGTTTCACTCTATAAGGGTATTAGCTCATCTGCACCCTAGCATGTCGGTTTCATTTTAGTAGATCTCatacatatttttgttgagaaataaaaattcccTTTTTTGACCTTGCAACTTCATCCCCACAAAAGTACCTTAGAGTACCCCAAGTctttgatctcaaattcctttgctAGGTATGAcattaattctctaatttttttttccaagttatTACTAGTAACAATGATATCATCTACATAGACAATCAAAATAGCTATTGTACCAAGAGGGGAATGTTTGAAGCATAGTGTTTGATCACCTTAACTTTGGTGATAACCCTTCCTCACCATTGACTTAGTGAATCTTCCAAACCAGGTTCTTAAGGATTGCTTGAGTCCATAGAGTGATTTTCTAAGTCTACACACTTTGTTCGTCTAAGATTTGTGTATGAATCTAGGGGGAATATCCATGTATACCTTATCCTTTAGATCTCTATGAAGGAAGACATTCTTTACATCAAATTTATGCAAAGGCCAATCAAAGTTAgcagccaaaaaaaaaaaaaaaaattctaatagtATTTGTCTTTGCTATCGGTGCAAAGGTTTCTTGGTAATCTATACCATATTAAGTGTACTCTTTAGCAATCAAACTTGCTCCATACTTCTCTATGGTTCCATAAACATTGTATTTAATGGTATAGACCCACCTACATCCCATTATTTTCTTTGCTTTAGATAGCTTCACAACACCCCAAGTTTTATTCTTTTCCAAGGCTTATAGTTCTTCATTCATGACATATTTCCATGGTTTACTATTTATGGCCTCTTTGACTGTTTTAGGAGTTTCATTAAAGGACAAATGAGTAATAAAAGCATGGTATTTTGATGACAATCTCCATAAGGACACAAAATCTGAGAGGGGATGTTGGGTACTTGTTATAATTCCTTTCCTAAAAGCAATAAGCAAATCTAAATCACTATTAGTATCAAGACTAGGATTAACATTTCCATTACCTATCATGGTTTCAGAGATTAGAGAATGCACAGGTAGTATGGATCATTTTCTCCTAGAATAACCATTGAAATAAGGTGTTTCAAGTCTCTTGTGCTTAGTCTCAGGTGATTGAATCTGCAATATAGGTTTTGAGGAATTCGTGCTCTTGTCAAGACTTGAGGAACTTGGACTCTATTTCATTTCAATGGACAGACTttcaagttgattttttttttaactagtcCACTCTTAAAAGGGGTTGGATGAGAAGGAGAATGATCATAAAGATTAGACGAATGATCAAATATATCACTTAGTAAATCCTGATCTAAAAAGTGACCAGAATCATGTTTTGCTACTACCTTACCAGAATCAAAATCCAACTCTAAAACCACACCAGAATCCTATGATCTATCTTCCACAATCTTGTTACTTCCCCCCTAAAGATAGGTTTCAGAGAAATAAGGTTTGTTTTTGCtagcatattttaaataattttgtatttatttctttccttttctttctttggcaCAATATGATTTATGTGAGAGATTATAGGATGGTAAATGGTAGGTGAATAAGATCCCTAATTTATGGGAAATATTTTAGGGGAATATAATCCCCGATTGTGTATATATAGGATGTACATATTGTATTCTAACCAAATTTTGTAAGAAGAGCAGAATTTATTTCAGTTTTCAATAAAGGTAACATCTATGGTGATGTATTTCCTTTTGGTGAGAGGATGGTAGCATTTATATTCCTTTTATGCATTTTAGAGCCCTTAGATCAAGATTGCTTCTCAAGTGGTTatgaacatgaacaaatgaaacACACCTAAAGATTTTTGGAGGAAGAGAACCAATGCCTTgaaaatttggggaaaaaaaactctaaaagagTATATATAGGAGATTTGAATGCAAAAACTTGAGATAGCATACGTTTGATCAAGTAGGTGGCTGCTAGAATGACTTCATCCCAATAGATTTTAGGAACTTTCATTTGGAATAGAAAGGACCTAGCAACCTCTAGTAAAtgcctattttttttctctacaacCCCATTTTATTAGGGAGTACCAACACATTATCATTGATGAATAGTGCCTTCATTTTGAAGATAtgtaatcaaattattattaaagtattcCTTCCCATTATCAGATTTGAGTGTCTATATTTTGACTCCAAACTGTGTACTTTCAAAGATTTAGGAGTTAGTCTCTTTCAATGTAAACTTTACCCCATCTCCCTTTTGTTCCTTAGCTCAGAAAGGTAACTACCTCACAAACGCTCTTGTTAGTGTTAATTCCACTTCCAGTCATCCTTGGATCATTGATACCGGTGCAACTGATCACATGACTggatctttcaaaaaaaaaaattcttcttacAAAACTTGTGTAGGGaatcaaaaagttaaaataactaatgggtCCCTTTTAGCTATTGTTAGAAAAGATTCatagttttttcttccttcctcACACTTCATAACATTCTTCCTACTCTTAATTTCTCATGTAATCTCTTGTCTGCCAGTCAAATAATTTgtgatcaaaattttcaatttaatttctccTCTTCTCAATGCAAAATTCAAGATTTGAACTCAAGGAAGACTATTGACAGTACTAGACAAAGTGGAGAATTTTACTTCTTTGAAGATGGATCTAACTTTAAGGAACAACCTCAAAGTACTTGTCTCAAGTCTATTTCTAGTACTAATGATAATGAAATTCTATTATGGCATTTTAGGTTAGGACATCCAAGCTTTcagtatttaaaatattagtttcCAAAATTATTCATCTTCATTTCAATGTGAAATTTATGAGTTAGCAAAACACCACCGTAGCCCATTCCCTTCACAGTAATATAAAGCATCAAAACCTTTTTCTATGATTCATAGTTATGTCTAAAGACCGTCCAGAATTTCTACATTCTTGGGGAAAAGATGGTTTATTACTTTCATTGATGTTCATACTCGCATGTCTTAGGTATATTTATTGAAGGAAAAGTCTTAACTCTAAAtaggttttcaaaatttttcacaACATGGTACAAACTCGATttcaaaaaaacatttaaatttttcgAAGTGACACTAggaatgaatattttaataaaatcctagGAAAATACTCTGAGGAAAATGGTATTGTGCACCCAAGTTCTTATAAtgatactcctcaacaaaatggggtgactaaaagaaaaaacaaacaccttctTGAAGTTGCTAGATCCTTAATTTTTACAACAAAGGTCCCTAAATATTTGTAGGGGGAGGTTGTTCTTATAGCCCACCTATTTGATCAATGGGATGCCATCAAGGTTCTTGGATTTTCAaacaacttcaatttttttcaaaaagtgtTTTCCCTCATCAAGAATTTTGGTTAATATtcctcttaaaattttttgttatatcgTATTTGTCCATATTCACAATCATAATTAGGGAAAACTTGATCAAAgagctaaaaaaaatgaatttttatttattttgtggttATTCTCCAACACACAAAGGATACAAATGCTTTGatccaatttccaaaaaaagaaaagtttgttATTATGGatgtcttttttttaaaaacaaaaaaaaatggttttaatcATCATCTCCATGGGAAGAGTGATAGTGaatattctttatttaataACCTTCAATAAAAACACCTTTTTGTAATGTTTGTCCTAGATTCAAAAAAATCTACTCAATCACCTTTAAAAGCACCAGCACCCGTGGCAACCCCTATTTTAGAAATACCCATGCCAAACCCAAACCCTACTTCAAGAACACGTATAACAACCATGGATGTAATAGGTTAAATACTAAGAGGAATGGAAAGTTGACTATTATGCCATCAAAAAATTACATAGAACCTAAAAAGTGTGAGAAGCTAGGAAAAAAACCGAACGAATTCATTGTCTATTCAAGGAAGAACCTtgattaaaggaaaaaagaaacccACTTTGCAGGAGCCCTATGAGCCTAACTCGAGAAcatatctaatttttttcaatcctACAGGTAAATCCATGTTTGAGTCCAATTC comes from the Vitis vinifera cultivar Pinot Noir 40024 chromosome 12, ASM3070453v1 genome and includes:
- the LOC100261160 gene encoding tobamovirus multiplication protein 1 — its product is MCPHSLVSTCPSPFSLAIFPILSSFLPYQSCSFNSHFRSSMASLLRTKNFLFIETESGDFDWWKEIDESEQWQQGIFYTLCASYALVSMIALVQLFRIQFRVPEYGWTTQKVFHLMNFIVNGLRAILFGFYRSVFLIKSKALEMVLLDLPGLLFFSTYTLLVLFWAEIYHQARSLPIDKLRPAYYIINGLVYFTQISIWISIRLSQSPIAIEVAKLFFSVVSFFAALGFLIYGGRLFFLLRRFPIESRGRQKKLNEVGFVTGVCCTCFLIRCLVVALSALDKDADLDVLNHPILNLSYYMASFDSSMLYALFYVICGISI